A part of Prionailurus viverrinus isolate Anna chromosome E1, UM_Priviv_1.0, whole genome shotgun sequence genomic DNA contains:
- the LOC125152065 gene encoding protein CD300H-like isoform X2 encodes MGTEQALSCRILERTRAGEEQCSTPEVAETAEERALTLQQGQGFSSLSGPSTVTGTEGGSLSVQCRYEEKYKAFTKYWCRQPCLLLWNQMVETRGSEGEVRSGRVSIVDHSADLTFTVTLENLTTDDAGKYRCGIATILREEGLNGFLPDLFFQVQVFVSPRSLPGRVHFLLLIFLKVPLLLIMLSAVLWVNRPQWAICGKHSQPDDDGLQPSLPIDILSRDITVQTREGGTSAPKLYFSSHFIAKNL; translated from the exons ATGGGTACAGAGCAAGCACTGTCCTGTAGGATCTTAGAGAGAACTCGGGCCGGGGAGGAGCAGTGCAGCACCCCTGAGGTAGCTGAGACAGCGGAGGAGAGAGCCCTCACGCTCCAGCAAGGACAAG GCTTCTCATCTCTGAGTGGCCCCAGCACTGTGACAGGCACTGAGGGGGGATCCCTGAGCGTGCAGTGCCGGTATGAGGAGAAATACAAGGCATTTACCAAATACTGGTGCCGACAACCATGCTTGCTACTCTGGAACCAGATGGTGGAGACCAGAGGGTCTGAGGGAGAGGTGCGGAGTGGCCGTGTGTCCATCGTGGACCATTCTGCAGACCTCACCTTCACAGTGACCTTGGAGAACCTCACTACAGATGATGCAGGGAAATACAGATGTGGGATCGCGACAATCCTGCGGGAAGAAGGACTCAATGGCTTCCTGCCTGACCTCTTTTTCCAGGTTCAAGTGTTTGTTTCCCCCAG GTCCCTGCCTGGCCGCGTCCACTTCCTGCTCCTCATATTCCTGAAGGTGCCCCTGCTTCTGATTATGCTCAGTGCCGTCCTCTGGGTGAACAGGCCTCAGTGGGCAATTTGTGGGAAACACAGTCAGCCTGATGACGACGGCCTACAGCCCTCCTTGCCCATCGATATCCTGTCCAGAGACATCACTGTTCAGACTAGAGAAGGAGGAACTTCTGCCCCCaaactttatttctcttctcactTTATTGCCAAAAacttgtaa